The Streptomyces clavuligerus genome includes a region encoding these proteins:
- a CDS encoding alpha/beta fold hydrolase, translating into MTPRETQGLVSMTDGARLGWTALGDRTRQPPVVMLHGGPGLPDDLGDVAAMVADLAPVYRYDQRGTGRSAWQGRHRLARHGDDLAELLDAWEAPEAVLIGHSYGADLASRICMAHPGRVAAMLLMCGPFTGDWHAAYRAERAARMSAAQRQRLRALKETPDRTREQETELLTLAWCTDHADPERGWHRAARDARRRRPVNWAMNRELGGEGQTHPLDEHLAELRACLPARTELLGGADDPRPVSALASLALRLGRPLTRIENAGHEPWSEQPDAVRAHLRRFVRDAVGAPGPGRSTG; encoded by the coding sequence GTGACCCCGAGAGAGACGCAGGGCCTTGTATCGATGACGGACGGGGCCCGGTTGGGCTGGACAGCGCTGGGGGACAGGACCCGGCAGCCGCCCGTGGTCATGCTCCACGGCGGTCCGGGGCTGCCGGACGACCTGGGCGATGTCGCCGCGATGGTCGCGGACCTCGCCCCCGTGTACCGCTACGACCAGCGCGGCACGGGCCGGTCGGCCTGGCAGGGGCGCCATCGCCTCGCCCGGCATGGCGACGATCTCGCCGAGCTGCTCGACGCGTGGGAGGCGCCCGAGGCGGTGCTGATCGGGCACTCCTACGGCGCCGACCTCGCGAGCCGGATCTGCATGGCCCACCCCGGCCGGGTCGCCGCGATGCTGCTGATGTGCGGACCGTTCACCGGGGACTGGCATGCCGCGTACCGGGCGGAGCGCGCCGCCCGCATGTCCGCGGCACAGCGGCAGCGGCTGCGTGCCCTGAAGGAGACGCCGGACCGCACCCGGGAGCAGGAGACCGAGCTGCTGACGCTGGCCTGGTGCACCGACCACGCCGACCCGGAACGCGGGTGGCACCGGGCCGCGCGGGACGCCCGGCGGCGCCGCCCCGTCAACTGGGCCATGAACCGTGAACTGGGCGGAGAAGGACAGACACACCCCCTCGACGAGCACCTCGCCGAGCTGCGCGCGTGCCTGCCGGCGCGAACGGAACTGCTGGGCGGGGCCGACGACCCCCGCCCCGTGTCGGCTCTCGCGTCACTCGCGCTGCGGCTCGGCCGTCCGCTGACGCGGATCGAGAACGCCGGACACGAGCCCTGGTCGGAGCAGCCCGACGCCGTGCGGGCGCACCTCCGGCGATTTGTGCGGGACGCGGTGGGCGCACCGGGCCCCGGCCGGTCCACCGGCTGA